From Clarias gariepinus isolate MV-2021 ecotype Netherlands chromosome 2, CGAR_prim_01v2, whole genome shotgun sequence, one genomic window encodes:
- the LOC128506187 gene encoding E3 ubiquitin-protein ligase TRIM16-like isoform X4, which produces MAEASISVDQLSVDQFICPVCLDLLKIPVTLPCGHSFCKVCINDFWDQEDQKGVYSCPQCRETFTPRPVLRRNNMLAEVVEKLKRTNEVQPASPAHCYAGPGDVECDFCTGRKNKAVKSCLMCLVSLCETHLKPHLELSALKKHTLIEASAKLQEKICSEHDEVLKIYCCTDQTCICSMCMLDKHKGHDAVTVAAGRAGKQNDLKEKQMKSQQRIQEKQKKVQELKQAVNTIKLSAQTAVEDSKMIFTELISSMEKKRSEVTELIRAQEKAELSRAERLLEQLEQEIAELQRRLTELEQLSHTHDHIQFLQVTLTDTDGYFQTSSISVHQHLSFDGVMNSFSDLKKRLEEFCEEEFNKIPPHGKRSCFFISIFLSTAAAVQIFSLPEPQSKDEFMRYFCHLTLDPNTTHPNLILSEKNRAVRESTTVQQYSDHPERFDYLCQVLCKESVCGRCYWEVEWSGAGVSVSVSYKDIRRKGLGNECVFGQNNQSWSLWISSSSSPSSASSLLFYHNNIKTDLRAPSSSRIGVYVDHSAGTLSFYSVSDMMKLLHRVHTTFTQPLYAGFGLFRWSDSTVRLCDPK; this is translated from the exons atGGCTGAGGCCAGTATTTCAGTAGATCAGCTTTCAGTGGATCAGTTCATCTGCCCAGTGTGTCTGGATCTGCTAAAGATTCCGGTGACTCTCCcctgtggtcacagtttctgtaaggtgtgtattaatgaCTTTTGGGATCAGGAGGATCAGAAGGGCGTCTACAGCTGTCCTCAGTGCAGAGAGACTTTCACTCCAAGGCCTGTTCTACGCAGAAACAACATGCTGGCTGAAGTGGTGGAGAAACTAAAGAGGACGAATGAAGTCCAACCTGCTTCTCCTGCTCACTGTTATGCTGGacctggagatgtggagtgtgatttcTGCACCGGGAGAAAAAACAAAGCCGTCAAGTCCTGTTTGATGTGTCTGGTTTCTCTTTGTGAAACTCATTTAAAACCTCATCTAGAActttctgctttaaaaaaacacacattaattgAAGCTTCAGCAAAACTCCAAGAGAAGATCTGCTCTGAACATGATGAAGTGCTGAAGATCTACTGCTGTACTGATCAAACCTGTATTTGCTCCATGTGCATGTTGGATAAACATAAAGGCCATGATGCTGTAACAGTTGCAGCAGGACGAGCTGGGAAACAG AATGACTTAAAGGAGAAGCAGATGAAATCCcagcagagaatccaggagaagcagaagaaggtgcaggagctgaaacaggctgtaaacactataaag CTGAGTGCACAGACAGCAGTGGAGGACAGTAAGATgatctttactgagctgatcagctccatggagaaaaagcgctcggaggtgacggagctgatcagagctcaggagaagGCTGAACTGAGTCGAGCTGAACGACTCCTGGAGCAACTGGAACAGGAGATTGCTGAACTTCAGAGGAGactcactgagctggagcagctttcacacacacacgatcacatcCAGTTCCTCCAGGTAACACTCACT GACACTGATGGAT ATTTTCAGACATCCAGCATCAGTGTCCATCAACATCTCTCATTTGATGGAGTGATGAATTCTTTCTCAGATCTGAAGAAGAGACTTGAGGAATTCTGTGAGGAGGAATTCAACAAAATCCCTCCACATGGTAAGAGGAGCTGTT tcttcatttccatttttctctccacagctgcagcagttcAGATCTTTTCACTACCAGAGCCACAGAGCAAAGATGAGTTTATGagat atttctgtCATCTGACTTTGGATCCCAATACGACACATCCTAACCTCATTCTGTCTGAGAAGAACAGAGCGGTGAGAGAGAGTACGACAGTGCAGCAGTACTCTgatcatccagagagatttgaTTACTTGTGTCAGGTGTTGtgtaaggagagtgtgtgtggacgctgttactgggaggtggagtggagcGGTGCTGGTGTGTCCGTATCAGTCTCATATAAAGACATCAGAAGGAAAGGACTgggtaatgagtgtgtgtttggccAAAATAATCAGTCCTGGAGTCTGtggatttcttcttcttcttctccttcttctgcttcttctctccttttctatcacaacaacattaagactgatctcagagctccatcatcctccagaataggagtgtatgtggatcacagtgcaggaactctatccttctacagcgtctctgacatgatgaagctcctccacagagtccacaccacattcactcagcctctgtacGCTGGGTTTGGGCTCTTCAGATGGTCTGACTCTACTGTGAGATTGTGTGATCCAAAATAA
- the LOC128506187 gene encoding E3 ubiquitin-protein ligase TRIM16-like isoform X3, producing the protein MAEASISVDQLSVDQFICPVCLDLLKIPVTLPCGHSFCKVCINDFWDQEDQKGVYSCPQCRETFTPRPVLRRNNMLAEVVEKLKRTNEVQPASPAHCYAGPGDVECDFCTGRKNKAVKSCLMCLVSLCETHLKPHLELSALKKHTLIEASAKLQEKICSEHDEVLKIYCCTDQTCICSMCMLDKHKGHDAVTVAAGRAGKQNDLKEKQMKSQQRIQEKQKKVQELKQAVNTIKLSAQTAVEDSKMIFTELISSMEKKRSEVTELIRAQEKAELSRAERLLEQLEQEIAELQRRLTELEQLSHTHDHIQFLQVLASGGQFFLENKPDFQTSSISVHQHLSFDGVMNSFSDLKKRLEEFCEEEFNKIPPHAAAVQIFSLPEPQSKDEFMRCIHTHIHTQTLYYAHRQLSHSSHKYTVCFELNPSYLYFQFVLFSFILDFCHLTLDPNTTHPNLILSEKNRAVRESTTVQQYSDHPERFDYLCQVLCKESVCGRCYWEVEWSGAGVSVSVSYKDIRRKGLGNECVFGQNNQSWSLWISSSSSPSSASSLLFYHNNIKTDLRAPSSSRIGVYVDHSAGTLSFYSVSDMMKLLHRVHTTFTQPLYAGFGLFRWSDSTVRLCDPK; encoded by the exons atGGCTGAGGCCAGTATTTCAGTAGATCAGCTTTCAGTGGATCAGTTCATCTGCCCAGTGTGTCTGGATCTGCTAAAGATTCCGGTGACTCTCCcctgtggtcacagtttctgtaaggtgtgtattaatgaCTTTTGGGATCAGGAGGATCAGAAGGGCGTCTACAGCTGTCCTCAGTGCAGAGAGACTTTCACTCCAAGGCCTGTTCTACGCAGAAACAACATGCTGGCTGAAGTGGTGGAGAAACTAAAGAGGACGAATGAAGTCCAACCTGCTTCTCCTGCTCACTGTTATGCTGGacctggagatgtggagtgtgatttcTGCACCGGGAGAAAAAACAAAGCCGTCAAGTCCTGTTTGATGTGTCTGGTTTCTCTTTGTGAAACTCATTTAAAACCTCATCTAGAActttctgctttaaaaaaacacacattaattgAAGCTTCAGCAAAACTCCAAGAGAAGATCTGCTCTGAACATGATGAAGTGCTGAAGATCTACTGCTGTACTGATCAAACCTGTATTTGCTCCATGTGCATGTTGGATAAACATAAAGGCCATGATGCTGTAACAGTTGCAGCAGGACGAGCTGGGAAACAG AATGACTTAAAGGAGAAGCAGATGAAATCCcagcagagaatccaggagaagcagaagaaggtgcaggagctgaaacaggctgtaaacactataaag CTGAGTGCACAGACAGCAGTGGAGGACAGTAAGATgatctttactgagctgatcagctccatggagaaaaagcgctcggaggtgacggagctgatcagagctcaggagaagGCTGAACTGAGTCGAGCTGAACGACTCCTGGAGCAACTGGAACAGGAGATTGCTGAACTTCAGAGGAGactcactgagctggagcagctttcacacacacacgatcacatcCAGTTCCTCCAG GTTTTAGCGTCTGGAGGTCAGTTTTTCCTGGAAAACAAACCAGATTTTCAGACATCCAGCATCAGTGTCCATCAACATCTCTCATTTGATGGAGTGATGAATTCTTTCTCAGATCTGAAGAAGAGACTTGAGGAATTCTGTGAGGAGGAATTCAACAAAATCCCTCCACATG ctgcagcagttcAGATCTTTTCACTACCAGAGCCACAGAGCAAAGATGAGTTTATGagatgtatacacacacacatacacacacagacattatatta TGCACACAGACAGCTGTCTCACTCTTcacataaatatacagtgtgCTTTGAATTAAACccatcatatttatattttcagtttgttttattctcttttattttagatttctgtCATCTGACTTTGGATCCCAATACGACACATCCTAACCTCATTCTGTCTGAGAAGAACAGAGCGGTGAGAGAGAGTACGACAGTGCAGCAGTACTCTgatcatccagagagatttgaTTACTTGTGTCAGGTGTTGtgtaaggagagtgtgtgtggacgctgttactgggaggtggagtggagcGGTGCTGGTGTGTCCGTATCAGTCTCATATAAAGACATCAGAAGGAAAGGACTgggtaatgagtgtgtgtttggccAAAATAATCAGTCCTGGAGTCTGtggatttcttcttcttcttctccttcttctgcttcttctctccttttctatcacaacaacattaagactgatctcagagctccatcatcctccagaataggagtgtatgtggatcacagtgcaggaactctatccttctacagcgtctctgacatgatgaagctcctccacagagtccacaccacattcactcagcctctgtacGCTGGGTTTGGGCTCTTCAGATGGTCTGACTCTACTGTGAGATTGTGTGATCCAAAATAA
- the LOC128506187 gene encoding E3 ubiquitin-protein ligase TRIM16-like isoform X2, protein MLAEVVEKLKRTNEVQPASPAHCYAGPGDVECDFCTGRKNKAVKSCLMCLVSLCETHLKPHLELSALKKHTLIEASAKLQEKICSEHDEVLKIYCCTDQTCICSMCMLDKHKGHDAVTVAAGRAGKQNDLKEKQMKSQQRIQEKQKKVQELKQAVNTIKLSAQTAVEDSKMIFTELISSMEKKRSEVTELIRAQEKAELSRAERLLEQLEQEIAELQRRLTELEQLSHTHDHIQFLQVLASGGQFFLENKPDFQTSSISVHQHLSFDGVMNSFSDLKKRLEEFCEEEFNKIPPHAAAVQIFSLPEPQSKDEFMRYFCHLTLDPNTTHPNLILSEKNRAVRESTTVQQYSDHPERFDYLCQVLCKESVCGRCYWEVEWSGAGVSVSVSYKDIRRKGLGNECVFGQNNQSWSLWISSSSSPSSASSLLFYHNNIKTDLRAPSSSRIGVYVDHSAGTLSFYSVSDMMKLLHRVHTTFTQPLYAGFGLFRWSDSTVRLCDPK, encoded by the exons ATGCTGGCTGAAGTGGTGGAGAAACTAAAGAGGACGAATGAAGTCCAACCTGCTTCTCCTGCTCACTGTTATGCTGGacctggagatgtggagtgtgatttcTGCACCGGGAGAAAAAACAAAGCCGTCAAGTCCTGTTTGATGTGTCTGGTTTCTCTTTGTGAAACTCATTTAAAACCTCATCTAGAActttctgctttaaaaaaacacacattaattgAAGCTTCAGCAAAACTCCAAGAGAAGATCTGCTCTGAACATGATGAAGTGCTGAAGATCTACTGCTGTACTGATCAAACCTGTATTTGCTCCATGTGCATGTTGGATAAACATAAAGGCCATGATGCTGTAACAGTTGCAGCAGGACGAGCTGGGAAACAG AATGACTTAAAGGAGAAGCAGATGAAATCCcagcagagaatccaggagaagcagaagaaggtgcaggagctgaaacaggctgtaaacactataaag CTGAGTGCACAGACAGCAGTGGAGGACAGTAAGATgatctttactgagctgatcagctccatggagaaaaagcgctcggaggtgacggagctgatcagagctcaggagaagGCTGAACTGAGTCGAGCTGAACGACTCCTGGAGCAACTGGAACAGGAGATTGCTGAACTTCAGAGGAGactcactgagctggagcagctttcacacacacacgatcacatcCAGTTCCTCCAG GTTTTAGCGTCTGGAGGTCAGTTTTTCCTGGAAAACAAACCAGATTTTCAGACATCCAGCATCAGTGTCCATCAACATCTCTCATTTGATGGAGTGATGAATTCTTTCTCAGATCTGAAGAAGAGACTTGAGGAATTCTGTGAGGAGGAATTCAACAAAATCCCTCCACATG ctgcagcagttcAGATCTTTTCACTACCAGAGCCACAGAGCAAAGATGAGTTTATGagat atttctgtCATCTGACTTTGGATCCCAATACGACACATCCTAACCTCATTCTGTCTGAGAAGAACAGAGCGGTGAGAGAGAGTACGACAGTGCAGCAGTACTCTgatcatccagagagatttgaTTACTTGTGTCAGGTGTTGtgtaaggagagtgtgtgtggacgctgttactgggaggtggagtggagcGGTGCTGGTGTGTCCGTATCAGTCTCATATAAAGACATCAGAAGGAAAGGACTgggtaatgagtgtgtgtttggccAAAATAATCAGTCCTGGAGTCTGtggatttcttcttcttcttctccttcttctgcttcttctctccttttctatcacaacaacattaagactgatctcagagctccatcatcctccagaataggagtgtatgtggatcacagtgcaggaactctatccttctacagcgtctctgacatgatgaagctcctccacagagtccacaccacattcactcagcctctgtacGCTGGGTTTGGGCTCTTCAGATGGTCTGACTCTACTGTGAGATTGTGTGATCCAAAATAA
- the LOC128506187 gene encoding E3 ubiquitin-protein ligase TRIM16-like isoform X1 → MAEASISVDQLSVDQFICPVCLDLLKIPVTLPCGHSFCKVCINDFWDQEDQKGVYSCPQCRETFTPRPVLRRNNMLAEVVEKLKRTNEVQPASPAHCYAGPGDVECDFCTGRKNKAVKSCLMCLVSLCETHLKPHLELSALKKHTLIEASAKLQEKICSEHDEVLKIYCCTDQTCICSMCMLDKHKGHDAVTVAAGRAGKQNDLKEKQMKSQQRIQEKQKKVQELKQAVNTIKLSAQTAVEDSKMIFTELISSMEKKRSEVTELIRAQEKAELSRAERLLEQLEQEIAELQRRLTELEQLSHTHDHIQFLQVLASGGQFFLENKPDFQTSSISVHQHLSFDGVMNSFSDLKKRLEEFCEEEFNKIPPHAAAVQIFSLPEPQSKDEFMRYFCHLTLDPNTTHPNLILSEKNRAVRESTTVQQYSDHPERFDYLCQVLCKESVCGRCYWEVEWSGAGVSVSVSYKDIRRKGLGNECVFGQNNQSWSLWISSSSSPSSASSLLFYHNNIKTDLRAPSSSRIGVYVDHSAGTLSFYSVSDMMKLLHRVHTTFTQPLYAGFGLFRWSDSTVRLCDPK, encoded by the exons atGGCTGAGGCCAGTATTTCAGTAGATCAGCTTTCAGTGGATCAGTTCATCTGCCCAGTGTGTCTGGATCTGCTAAAGATTCCGGTGACTCTCCcctgtggtcacagtttctgtaaggtgtgtattaatgaCTTTTGGGATCAGGAGGATCAGAAGGGCGTCTACAGCTGTCCTCAGTGCAGAGAGACTTTCACTCCAAGGCCTGTTCTACGCAGAAACAACATGCTGGCTGAAGTGGTGGAGAAACTAAAGAGGACGAATGAAGTCCAACCTGCTTCTCCTGCTCACTGTTATGCTGGacctggagatgtggagtgtgatttcTGCACCGGGAGAAAAAACAAAGCCGTCAAGTCCTGTTTGATGTGTCTGGTTTCTCTTTGTGAAACTCATTTAAAACCTCATCTAGAActttctgctttaaaaaaacacacattaattgAAGCTTCAGCAAAACTCCAAGAGAAGATCTGCTCTGAACATGATGAAGTGCTGAAGATCTACTGCTGTACTGATCAAACCTGTATTTGCTCCATGTGCATGTTGGATAAACATAAAGGCCATGATGCTGTAACAGTTGCAGCAGGACGAGCTGGGAAACAG AATGACTTAAAGGAGAAGCAGATGAAATCCcagcagagaatccaggagaagcagaagaaggtgcaggagctgaaacaggctgtaaacactataaag CTGAGTGCACAGACAGCAGTGGAGGACAGTAAGATgatctttactgagctgatcagctccatggagaaaaagcgctcggaggtgacggagctgatcagagctcaggagaagGCTGAACTGAGTCGAGCTGAACGACTCCTGGAGCAACTGGAACAGGAGATTGCTGAACTTCAGAGGAGactcactgagctggagcagctttcacacacacacgatcacatcCAGTTCCTCCAG GTTTTAGCGTCTGGAGGTCAGTTTTTCCTGGAAAACAAACCAGATTTTCAGACATCCAGCATCAGTGTCCATCAACATCTCTCATTTGATGGAGTGATGAATTCTTTCTCAGATCTGAAGAAGAGACTTGAGGAATTCTGTGAGGAGGAATTCAACAAAATCCCTCCACATG ctgcagcagttcAGATCTTTTCACTACCAGAGCCACAGAGCAAAGATGAGTTTATGagat atttctgtCATCTGACTTTGGATCCCAATACGACACATCCTAACCTCATTCTGTCTGAGAAGAACAGAGCGGTGAGAGAGAGTACGACAGTGCAGCAGTACTCTgatcatccagagagatttgaTTACTTGTGTCAGGTGTTGtgtaaggagagtgtgtgtggacgctgttactgggaggtggagtggagcGGTGCTGGTGTGTCCGTATCAGTCTCATATAAAGACATCAGAAGGAAAGGACTgggtaatgagtgtgtgtttggccAAAATAATCAGTCCTGGAGTCTGtggatttcttcttcttcttctccttcttctgcttcttctctccttttctatcacaacaacattaagactgatctcagagctccatcatcctccagaataggagtgtatgtggatcacagtgcaggaactctatccttctacagcgtctctgacatgatgaagctcctccacagagtccacaccacattcactcagcctctgtacGCTGGGTTTGGGCTCTTCAGATGGTCTGACTCTACTGTGAGATTGTGTGATCCAAAATAA